A stretch of DNA from Agrobacterium cucumeris:
AAGCGCCCCTCATCGGTAGCAGACACGAATTCCATGCCGACCAGCGGCACCATGAACAGGCTGCCGATGAAGATGCCCGATGTGGTGAGCAGCGTGATGAGCCGGTGGCGCAATGTCCAGCCGATCACATGCCGATATTGTTCGGCCAGCCATTCGAAACCACGGTCGAAACGCGTAATCAGCCGGCCAATTGGCCCGCGCCGGGCATCCGGTTGCGCATCCGGGTCGTACCAGACGCTCGAAAGCATCGGATCAAGCGTGAAGGCGACGAAGAGCGAGATCAGCACCGCAGCTGACACGGTGACGCCGAATTCATAGAAGAACCGGCCGATAATGCCGTCCATGAAGGCGACCGGCAGGAAGACCGCCACGATGGTCGCGGTCGTCGCGATCACCGCAAGGCCGATTTCGTTGGTGCCGTCGAGCGCCGCGCGGATATGGGATTTGCCCATGTGCAGATGCCGGGTGATGTTCTCGCGCACGACGATCGCGTCATCCACCAGAATGCCGATGGAGAGTGTGAGCGCCAGAAGGCTGAGTGTATTGAGGGTGAAACCAAGAAAATCGATGACGGCAAGCGTACCGATGATGGCGATTGGCAGTGTCAGGCCGGTGATGATCGTGCTTCGCCAGGAATTCAAAAACAGGAAAACGATGGCGATGGCGAGCGCTGCCCCTTCGATCAGCGTCGTCTGCACCTGATCGACCGATTCCCTGATGGGCGTGGAGGTGTCGGTGACGATGCGCAATTGCACATTCTGCGTGGCCAGCTCGGTATTGAGCTGCTGGATGCGTTTCTTCACATCCGTCACGACCTGAACCGTGTTGGCGTCCTGAACCTTGACGATATCGATCGCCAGCGCCGTCTGGCCATTGTAGATGGCGCGGCTTTCGGCATCGACCGCCCCTTCGGAAACCGTGGCGACATCGCGCAGCAGGATCGCCGCGCCACCACGCCTCGCTACCACCATGTCCAGCAGCGCCTGCGGCTCCTCGACGCGACCCTGAACCTGGATCGTGCGTTCGGAGACGGGATCGACGATGCTGCCGGCCGGGCTGTTGCCGTTGCCGGTGCGCAGCGCGTTCACCACCTCGTTGACGCCGACCCCGAGCGCCCGCATGCGTGTTTCGTCCATAGCAACATCGATCTGCCGTTTGCGGCCACCCACCAGCGTCGCCTGTCCGACACCTTCAACGGTCGTCAGCTGACGCACCACCTTCTGGTCGGCAAGGGTGGTGAGTGCTGGCACATCGAGCGATGTGGAACTGATTGCCAGCGAGAGGATAGGTTCGGCGGCGGGATCGAAACGGGATACGACCGGCTTCTTGGCATCTTCGGGCAAATTCGCTTCGATGGCGGCGACCTTGTCGCGCACATCCTGTGCAGCGGCGGCCCCCTTTACCTCGAGCTTGAATTTCACGACGACCACGGAGCGCCCCTCATATGAGGTCGAGGTGATCTCATCCAGACCGCCAATGGCGTTCAGCGCATCCTCGACCGGGCGCGTTATTTCGGTTTCCACGGTCTCCGGTGTCGCACCGGGATAGGTGGTGACCACGACGACGACGGGCACGTCGACATTGGGATATTGATCCAGCCCCAGCCGCTGCAGCGAAAAGAGGCCCATGACCAGCAATGTCACCATCATCATGGTGGCGAAGACGGGATGGGAGACTGATATACGCGTCAAAAACATTTCAGCCTGCCTTATCGATGGTCACGGCCATGTCCGGCTGCAATTCCGGAAGCGGTGCAGTCAGGATCGTTTCGCCATCCTTCAGGCCCGTGGCGATCTCGATCAGGCTGCCGCCGTTCCAGCGCGATCCGAGCGCTACCGTCTGGCGGCGCAGATGACCGTCCGTCACCTTGAGCACATGGTAGCCGACCTCATCCTTGCGAAGCGCGATGGCGGGAACGACAAGCGCGTCGTTTTTTTCGCGGACAAGGATTGATCCGCTAGCAAACATTCCGCCCCACAACCGCCCGTCGCGATTGGCAAGCCGCAGATAGACGGCGACGAAACGTGTGCCATCATCGGCAACCGGGCTGATGCGCTCGACAGTGCTCTTGACGGTCTGGCCAACGAGGCCGTCAATCTCCAGTTCGGCTGTCTGGCCAAGGGTTACACGGGGAATATCGCGGGTGGCGACGAGAACCTTCGCTTCCAGCACGCTGGTATCGACCAGTGTGAGAAGTTCGCCATCGGCACTGACGCGCGCGCCTGCCTCTGCCAGCCGGCGGGTGACCGTGCCACTGAAAGGCGCGCGGATTTCAGCATTGCTCAATGCAAGGCGGGCAATATCCGTCTGCGCCGAAAGGCTTTGAACCCTTGCGGTTTTCACCACGACATCGCTTTTCGCCTTGTCCAGCTGTTCCGCCGATGTGATGTTTTTGGTGGCTAGCTGTTCGGTTCTCGTCAGTGCCAGCATCGCCAGCGTCAGTTCGGCCTCGGCCGCGTCCCGGTCGCTTTGCCGTTGCAGCAACGCCGCTTGCAGGTCGTCGGTTTCAAATCGCACCAGCACATCACCGGCCTGCACAGCCTGTCCGTCCCGAACGTTCATCTCCAGAATTTTCCCGGCCTCACGGGCGCGGATCACGACGCGGCTGACCGGCTGGAGTTCGCCGCTGATGCTGAGCTTTTCCACCATCTGGCGCGTGCCGATCTTCGCCGTTTCCGCAGCCGTCAATTCGAAGGGAATGCCGGCCGGGCTCAGGGAGGTGGCCTCGACAATTCCCCTGGCACGTTCATTCGCATCGACGCTGCCGCGCGCCGGGTCGAGGGCAGTAACGACGAGAACGCAGCCCGCAAGCGCGATCCCGGCCTTGATGCTTCTCTTCACCCACATAATACAATCCTTCCAGGCAAAGTTCCTTGGGTAACGGCTCACCGAGCCGTCACGTCGCCGGTTATTCAGGCGGATGGTATCTGGATAAGTGACCATAATTGCAGCAGCATTACCCTGCCGCATCGTCTTCGCCGCAATACTGCCGCAACCTTTCTGGCAGACAAAGGCTGGCGAAGGGACGGTGATGCATGAGACTTCTGTTGATCGAAGACGAAAGGGAAATGGCCGATGCGCTGTCGGCGACGCTCGGCAAGCAGGGCATCGTCATCGACCACACGATGCGGCTTGGTGACGCGATGGAACTGACGCGCCAGCATGTTTACGACGCCATCCTGCTCGACCGCCGGCTACCGGACGGGGAGGGGCTTGCGCTCATCCCGAAACTGCGCCGTGCCGGTGTCGATACGCCGATCATCCTGCTCACCGCGATGAATGAGCCGGAGGACCGCATTGCGGGACTGGATGGCGGCGCGGATGATTATCTGGGCAAGCCGTTTCTCGTCGGCGAGCTTCTGGCGCGGGTGCGCGCGGTTCTGAGGCGACCGGTAAACCTTGCGCCAGCCCAGATCACCGTAGGCCGTATCGTGATCGATCCACTGCATCTCAGCGTCACCATCAATTCCCTTCCCTTCGATCTTCCCAGACGCGAACTTCTGGTTCTCGTCGCGCTCGCCAAGCGCAAGGGTAAATCTATGCTGCGTTCCACCCTCGAGGCGGCCGTTTATAATTACGAGGAAGAAATCCAGTCCAATGCGCTCGACGCGCATATATCGCGGCTGCGCAAACGCCTGCTCGACGCCTCGGCCGGTGTGAGCGTGCACAATATTCGTGGCATCGGTTATCTGTTGAAGGAAGAGGCATGAAAGCGCAGGGCAAATCCAACCCGTCCCTGTGGTGGCAACTGAGCTGGCAACTCAGCATCGTCGTCTCCGCCATGATCGCCGTCGTCATCATCGGGCTTTGTGTTTACGGGGTGATGCGGGTCTCTCCCAATATCGGGCTTTGGGAGGATCTGTCTTCGACACTCGGCGAGTCGCTTTCGCTCGATCCGCAGAAGGGGCTCGTCCTCACCGAGGGGCCGGCGCTGAAGGCCCTCAAGGCGGAGAATAAAGAACTCTGGTTCGTTGCCTCGACGCTGGATGGTCAGTCCGTGACCTATGGCGCTGTGCCAGCGGTCTATGCCGAGCTGTCGCGTTACGCCCATCTGATGATGGATGCCGATATTCGCGGCGGTGCCGGCATATCCGAGGTTGCGCTGTCTGAAAGTCTCGATACGGCATCTGGGCCGCTGAGGGTCATGTTCGGCGGAACCTCCCATATCAGCGCGTCGTTTCTGACGCTTCTTCTCGGCACTTATCCGATCTATGTTCCGCTGCTGGCGGTTATCCTGCCTGCGGTGTTCTTTTCCGTGCCGCGCATCGTGCGCCAGGCGCTCGCCGGTCTCAGTTCCGTCGTCCGGAAAGCCCCGGAGATCGACCCGCGCCGGGCGGGCTCGAAGCTTCCAGTCGAGGATGTGCCGCGGGAAGTCGTGCCGTTGATTGTGTCTTTCAACAGCATCCTTGAACGGCTTGAGCAGCAGTTTCGGGCGCGGCAACGGTTTCTCATCGATGCGGCGCATGAACTCAGAACACCGATCGCCATCATGCAGACCCGGATAGAGGGTCTGCCGGAAGGGTCGGAACGGCAGCGCCTGATGGAGGATGTCGCGCGGCTTGGCGAGACCGCGGAGCAGCTTCTGGCCGTGGAGCGGAACGATCAGGTGCACGACCGATGGGAGACGGTCGATCTCGTCGAGATCGCCCGTACAGTCGTCGCCGATCTTGCGCCGCTGGCGCTGTCTGCGGGTTACGATATTTCCTTCGACACGCAGATAGCGTGCTACGAGATGCAGGGCAATCCCTTCGCCCTGCCGCGCGCCGTCAATAATATCGTGCGCAACGCCATCGACCATGGCGGAAACAGAGGAATGATCCAGGTCTCGGTTCTCGCAAACGGGGAAATTGCGGTTTCCGATGAAGGGCAGGGCATAGCCGAAGACCATCAGGAGCGGATATTCGAGCCATTTTATCGTGTGACACCGCGAAGCACGGGAGCAGGCCTGGGTCTCAGCCTTGTCAAGCAGATCGTCGCTGACCACAATGGACGTGTCCGTCTGGAGAGTTCCGCCTTCGGAAGCACATTCCGGCTCTGCTTCTGATCGCCATTTTTGCAGCGCCTGCGGACCGCGATTGTAATGCTGCCGCAATTTTAGCTGTCGTAGCGTGCGGGGCACAGGAAATCTTTCCAACCGGAGCACATGCAATGAAACACCAGCGGAATCCGTTCGTCACGGCCAGCGGCAGCAAAGTCGCGCGCAGCCGCAGCGCCACCTTCGCCACCTTGCCTTTTGCCCTCATCATGTCCGGCTGTGCCTCCGTTCCGCTGCAGGAGGGCGGCACGCTGACATCCTATGCGCAGCTCAGTCCCGCCAAGGGCAAGTTCACCAAGACCAGAACCTTCGTGGATGCCAAGGGATTGGCCGCGGTTAAAACCGTCGCCATCGTGCCCACCACCTTTTCCTTCACCGCCTCGTCGCGGGTCACCTCGGAAAAGGACCGTACGCTTGTCTCGAACGCGCTCGATCGCGCCATCTGCGTGGCGCTCAGTGACAGATACCGGATCGCCGCTCTTGGCCAGCCGGCGGACATGACGGTGCGCACCGTCATCACCGATCTGGTGCCGACCGACAAGACCATGGCCGGTGTTTCGACGGCGGTGTCGCTCGGCAGCAACTTTGTCCTGCCAGTCGGCGTGCCGCGTCTGCCGGTTGGCCTCGGCGGCCTGGCGGTCGAGTCGGAGGCGGTGGACAGTACCGGCGTCCAGCGCGCAGCCGCCGTCTGGTCGAAGGGTGCCAATTCCTTCACCGACAATGCCCGTGTTTCGGAAATCGGTGATGCCTACGGGCTGGCATCGGACTTCGCCAATTATTTTGCGCGCATCCTCGTCACCGGCAAGACCTCCGAAGGTCTGGATATCTCGATCCCGTCCGGCCACCGCATGCGCTCGGCCCTCGGCGGCAAGCCGAAATATGCCGAGTGCGATGCCTATGGCCGGTCGCGTGGATTGCAGGGCATGGTCGCCGATCAATTCGGCGCACCGCCTGACTGGACGGACAAGCAGGCAAAGGCCGCTGCGCGATAGGATCAGCAGGTCTCATCCGCACCCGCCGTTGCCGTGTTGGCGGAACGGGCGGCCTGCGCCCATAATGACTGCGCCATCGTCTTCAGCCACAGCGATTCCGCCCATCTGTCGGTGGAATCGTTGCCGTCCCGGTCGGTAATCGCATAGGGTCGAGGGCCGAGTTCGCAGGTGAAGACCAGCTCGGCAGTATCGGGCGCACGGGATCGCCAGTGCCGGAACCCATAGTCCCACCACTCCAGAAACAGATCGACCCATGGCCGGTGATGGGCAAAGGAAATCTCGATCTGGATCTGCTCGCACGAGCCGATGCGTCCGTGAAAGGCCTGCGCATTATGAAGGATGCGGTGGATTTGCCTGTGGCTCTCGTCTTCCACCGGAAAGGCGAATTCGCGGGCAACGAGATAATGGGAGAGATCGGCGAGAAGCGGCAGATCGGGTCGCTGTTCGAGCAGGTCCAGCGTGAATAGGAGATCGCTGGTGATGCGGTTGCGGTGGGTCTCGATGTAGACGGGAACGCCAGCCTCTTCGGCAAGCCGCATCCAGCCATCCAGCAGCGGCAGGCAGTCCTCCACCCGGCGCGGGCGGATATCCGCCTGCAGATCGATATGGCTGACCGGAAATTCCTGCGCCAGTTCCAGCGTGTGGTGCAGGTCGTCGACATTGCGTGGAAAGCACACGCCTTCGATCCTGAGACCAGTGCCGCTGATCGCTTCATTCAGACGCCGCACATCCGCACGGTCGGTATAATGCGCGCTGATCCCGTCAAACCCGGCTTCGGCGATCCGGGCAATGTTTTCCTCAAGGCGGGGTTCAGGGCCATTGCCGTTTAGCCGTTCCATGGCCCAGACCGATTGAAAGATGAGCAGCTTCTGCATCAGGCCGCCCGCGCGCTTTTCAGCAACGTCTTGAGGTTGAGGCCGGGATCGGCAAGCGCCGCCGGATCGGGGCTGATACCGGCGGCAATCAGCATCTCGGCCAGTTTTATGTCTTTGGCGACGCTGTTGCCGATACCCAGTCCGGCTGCTGCGACAAGCTGGCCGTCCTCAAGGAAGAATTCCAGCTCGCCATTGCCGAGCGGACGGATGACGCTTTGATGTCCCGGCTGCGGCAGGCCCGCGACCTGAAGGCCGAGATCATATTGATCCGACCAGAACCACGGGAGGGCGGCAAAGGCCTCGTTTGCGCCGAGACTGTTGCGCGCGGCGATTTCCGCCTGGCTGCGGGCATTGCGCCAGCTTTCGAACCGGATATGCCCGCCGGCGGCTTGCGAGACGGCCGCGCAATCGCCCGCCGCGAAGATCTGGGGATCGCTGGTGCGCAGGAAGGCATCGGTCAGAATGCCGTTGCCGGTCGCAAGCCCCGCCGCTTCGGCCAGGGCGATGTTGGGCACGACACCGATGGCGGAGACGACGATATCGGCGGGCACGCGCCCGCCATCGGTTAGCAGGACAGCTTCCGGCGTAATCTCCGAAACGCCCTGACCCAGATGGAAATGCACCCCTTCATCGCGATGGCGCGCATGTATCTTTTCGGCAAAACGCGGCGGAACCGCCCGGCCGAGCGGCCGCGCCGCCGCTTCGATAACGCTGACCGTAAGCCCCTTGCCGCGCAGCACCGCCGCAAGCTCCATTCCGATCAGTCCGCCGCCGATGATCGCAATCCGTGCGCCGCTATCGGCGCGGGAGAAAATCGCCTCCGCATCCGCATGGGTGCGGAAATTGAGCGCCTGTCCGGCACCGGGGCAGGCGAGTGTCCGCGGCTGCGCCCCGGTTGCGAGGAGCAGCCTGTCATAACCGATCATACGCCCGCCATCGAGCGTCACCAGGCGGTCTTTCGCATTGATACGGGTCGCCGACACGCCTTGCAGATAGGCTATACGGGCGGCCTCCAGCGCTCCGTCCGCGCAGATGGGTTTCATCCGCACCGCAGCTTCCAGCGGCTTGGAAAGCGGTGGCCGTTCATAGGGCGGATGCGGCTCGGCGCCGACCAGCGTGATATCGCCGTCGAAGCCCGTTTCACGCAAGGTAAAGGCGGCACGGGTTCCCGCCTCGCCGGCGCCGATGATGACGATTGCGTCCATGATATCTCCGTGAGAAGGGGCCGGCGCGCTTTTCAGGGCGCACCGGCTGGGGGGAGGGTCAGTTGCGGCTGGCGTAATCGGTCATGTTTTTCCGCGTCACCAGTTCGAAAGGCACCATGACCTGCTTGTCGACCGGCGTGCCGCGCATCAGGGCGACGGCGGCATCGAGCGCACTTGTCGATTGCCCCCTGGCGTTCTGGAACACCGTGGCATCCAGATCGCCAGCGGCCATGGAGGCAAGCCCGTCCGGGGTGGCGTCGATGCCGATGACGATGACATCATCCATCGAAACGCTTGCCGCCTTCAGCGCCTGCACCGCGCCGATGGCCATTTCGTCATTATTGGCGAAGACGACGTCGATGGGACGTCCGGCGGTGATCCAGTTCGTCGTCATGTCCATGGCGTTTGTCCGTGTCCAGGCCGCCGACTGTTCGTCGGCGATGGTGACGGCCTTGCAGTCGCCGGATGCGAGCGCCTGTTTAAAGGACGAGGTACGGTCACGCGATGCCTGATGGGCAAGGTCGCCCATCAATATATAAGCCTGCGCATCCGCCGCCTTTCCTTTTTCCTTGAGCAACGAACAGGCCGCTTCACCGGCCAGCCGCCCGGCATCGGTTTCCCTTGAACCGACATAGGCCTGTTTTTCCGGAAGCCTGGCGACATTGTCCGGCTCGAGATTGAGATAGACAAGCGGAATGCCTGCCTTGGCGGCGGCATCGCTGATGCCGGGTGCGGCCGAGGTGTCCGCCAGCGTGACGATGATCGCATCGACGCCGGCCGCTATGAAATTATTGACCTGGTTGAGCTGCTTGGAAATATCGGCCTGCGCGTCCTCGACCTGGATCTTGACGCCGTCGACCTCCGATGCCCGGGCGCCGAGCCCTTCGCGCAGCAAAGTCTGGAAATTATTGTCGAAGCTCTGCATCGAAACGCCGATGGTCTCGGCCGACGCAGTGCTTGCGAAAAGGACCGCCAGAGCGGCCATGGTACAGATGGATTTCATGTTTGTCCTCCCTTGGGGCGCCGGGCCGCCCGGGTGCATTCCGGAGGCCCTTTCGGGCCTGCTCGAAAGCTCGGCCTAGCCGATGGTGACGCGTACTTCGCCGTCCACCACCTGCGCCGGATAGGTCTTCAGATTCTCGCAGGCGGGAAGCCGCAGGGCTTCGCCGGTGCGGTAATCGAAGGCGCCGGAATGCTTGGGACATTCCACCTCGAAATCCATCACCAGCCCTTCGGCAAGATGGATCGCCTCATGGGTGCACAGGCCGGCGGTGCAATAAACGCTGTCATCCGGCCCGCGATAGATCGCGTAGGTGCGTCCGGCGTGGTCGAAGCGGATCGCGCCTTCCTGTTCGATGTCGTCCAGTTTGCAGGCTGAAACCCAGCTCATTCTGCTGCCTCCCCGATGGTGTTGCGCGCCTTGCGTGCCGCGAGTTTTTCTTTGCGTTTGCGATAGCGTTCCTGCATGCGGGCCTCTCCTTCCGCCGAACCGTCGTGCCAGGTGCCAAACCACCGATCGAGCGGAATGAGGGCATCGCCGTAATTCACCTCGAAATATTTGTGGTGGAGGTAATGCGCATAGGCATGGCTATCGACCAGCTTGTCCTCGCCGACCTCGACCTTGTCGAAGCCGACATGGCCGGGGATCGCGCCGAAACCCGCATAATGCAGCTGGTAGAGCATGAGGACCGGATTGGACGGCAGGATCAGGTGATAAAAGGCCGTGCCGAAATAGAGCAGATGCTCGACCGGATGCATGGAGAGCGACGACCAGGGCGACGGGTTCACCGAATTGTGGTGGACGGAATGCACCCATTTATAAAGCAGCGGCACATGGATGAGCCGGTGAATGCAGAAGAAGTGAAATTCGTGGATGATCGGCACCACAAGCGCCACGATCGCAAGCGTCCACGGATTTTCGGCAAAGCTGAGCCAGGGCGCATAACCATTGGCATAGGCCCACAGCATTGCCACTTCGATGGCGGTCCAGATCGTCACGCCGGAAAGGAAGGTGCGCAGGATGTTGTCGAGGTTCTGGCTCTCGAACCAGAAAGCCTTGCTCTTCTGTTCGGCGGGAAACTTGCCGTTATATTTAAAGCGGTTTTCCTGCCGCTTGAGAATATAGAGATGGAGTTCGAAACCACCGTAGAAGAGGAAAACGCAGACCGCATTGACGGCATAAAGCCAGGCGATCCAGCCGAT
This window harbors:
- a CDS encoding substrate-binding domain-containing protein; amino-acid sequence: MKSICTMAALAVLFASTASAETIGVSMQSFDNNFQTLLREGLGARASEVDGVKIQVEDAQADISKQLNQVNNFIAAGVDAIIVTLADTSAAPGISDAAAKAGIPLVYLNLEPDNVARLPEKQAYVGSRETDAGRLAGEAACSLLKEKGKAADAQAYILMGDLAHQASRDRTSSFKQALASGDCKAVTIADEQSAAWTRTNAMDMTTNWITAGRPIDVVFANNDEMAIGAVQALKAASVSMDDVIVIGIDATPDGLASMAAGDLDATVFQNARGQSTSALDAAVALMRGTPVDKQVMVPFELVTRKNMTDYASRN
- a CDS encoding sterol desaturase family protein, whose protein sequence is MDDLKYGTRNKRGDWAPNQPVETAPLFAFPPRLMAVLKWLPHYFFPWNAIFALSAVAYWAFVIPPVETMATLGIGWIAWLYAVNAVCVFLFYGGFELHLYILKRQENRFKYNGKFPAEQKSKAFWFESQNLDNILRTFLSGVTIWTAIEVAMLWAYANGYAPWLSFAENPWTLAIVALVVPIIHEFHFFCIHRLIHVPLLYKWVHSVHHNSVNPSPWSSLSMHPVEHLLYFGTAFYHLILPSNPVLMLYQLHYAGFGAIPGHVGFDKVEVGEDKLVDSHAYAHYLHHKYFEVNYGDALIPLDRWFGTWHDGSAEGEARMQERYRKRKEKLAARKARNTIGEAAE
- a CDS encoding NAD(P)/FAD-dependent oxidoreductase — translated: MDAIVIIGAGEAGTRAAFTLRETGFDGDITLVGAEPHPPYERPPLSKPLEAAVRMKPICADGALEAARIAYLQGVSATRINAKDRLVTLDGGRMIGYDRLLLATGAQPRTLACPGAGQALNFRTHADAEAIFSRADSGARIAIIGGGLIGMELAAVLRGKGLTVSVIEAAARPLGRAVPPRFAEKIHARHRDEGVHFHLGQGVSEITPEAVLLTDGGRVPADIVVSAIGVVPNIALAEAAGLATGNGILTDAFLRTSDPQIFAAGDCAAVSQAAGGHIRFESWRNARSQAEIAARNSLGANEAFAALPWFWSDQYDLGLQVAGLPQPGHQSVIRPLGNGELEFFLEDGQLVAAAGLGIGNSVAKDIKLAEMLIAAGISPDPAALADPGLNLKTLLKSARAA
- a CDS encoding sensor histidine kinase: MKAQGKSNPSLWWQLSWQLSIVVSAMIAVVIIGLCVYGVMRVSPNIGLWEDLSSTLGESLSLDPQKGLVLTEGPALKALKAENKELWFVASTLDGQSVTYGAVPAVYAELSRYAHLMMDADIRGGAGISEVALSESLDTASGPLRVMFGGTSHISASFLTLLLGTYPIYVPLLAVILPAVFFSVPRIVRQALAGLSSVVRKAPEIDPRRAGSKLPVEDVPREVVPLIVSFNSILERLEQQFRARQRFLIDAAHELRTPIAIMQTRIEGLPEGSERQRLMEDVARLGETAEQLLAVERNDQVHDRWETVDLVEIARTVVADLAPLALSAGYDISFDTQIACYEMQGNPFALPRAVNNIVRNAIDHGGNRGMIQVSVLANGEIAVSDEGQGIAEDHQERIFEPFYRVTPRSTGAGLGLSLVKQIVADHNGRVRLESSAFGSTFRLCF
- a CDS encoding MocE family 2Fe-2S type ferredoxin codes for the protein MSWVSACKLDDIEQEGAIRFDHAGRTYAIYRGPDDSVYCTAGLCTHEAIHLAEGLVMDFEVECPKHSGAFDYRTGEALRLPACENLKTYPAQVVDGEVRVTIG
- a CDS encoding response regulator transcription factor — translated: MRLLLIEDEREMADALSATLGKQGIVIDHTMRLGDAMELTRQHVYDAILLDRRLPDGEGLALIPKLRRAGVDTPIILLTAMNEPEDRIAGLDGGADDYLGKPFLVGELLARVRAVLRRPVNLAPAQITVGRIVIDPLHLSVTINSLPFDLPRRELLVLVALAKRKGKSMLRSTLEAAVYNYEEEIQSNALDAHISRLRKRLLDASAGVSVHNIRGIGYLLKEEA
- a CDS encoding sugar phosphate isomerase/epimerase family protein; its protein translation is MMQKLLIFQSVWAMERLNGNGPEPRLEENIARIAEAGFDGISAHYTDRADVRRLNEAISGTGLRIEGVCFPRNVDDLHHTLELAQEFPVSHIDLQADIRPRRVEDCLPLLDGWMRLAEEAGVPVYIETHRNRITSDLLFTLDLLEQRPDLPLLADLSHYLVAREFAFPVEDESHRQIHRILHNAQAFHGRIGSCEQIQIEISFAHHRPWVDLFLEWWDYGFRHWRSRAPDTAELVFTCELGPRPYAITDRDGNDSTDRWAESLWLKTMAQSLWAQAARSANTATAGADETC
- a CDS encoding DUF3313 domain-containing protein, whose amino-acid sequence is MKHQRNPFVTASGSKVARSRSATFATLPFALIMSGCASVPLQEGGTLTSYAQLSPAKGKFTKTRTFVDAKGLAAVKTVAIVPTTFSFTASSRVTSEKDRTLVSNALDRAICVALSDRYRIAALGQPADMTVRTVITDLVPTDKTMAGVSTAVSLGSNFVLPVGVPRLPVGLGGLAVESEAVDSTGVQRAAAVWSKGANSFTDNARVSEIGDAYGLASDFANYFARILVTGKTSEGLDISIPSGHRMRSALGGKPKYAECDAYGRSRGLQGMVADQFGAPPDWTDKQAKAAAR
- a CDS encoding efflux RND transporter permease subunit, with amino-acid sequence MFLTRISVSHPVFATMMMVTLLVMGLFSLQRLGLDQYPNVDVPVVVVVTTYPGATPETVETEITRPVEDALNAIGGLDEITSTSYEGRSVVVVKFKLEVKGAAAAQDVRDKVAAIEANLPEDAKKPVVSRFDPAAEPILSLAISSTSLDVPALTTLADQKVVRQLTTVEGVGQATLVGGRKRQIDVAMDETRMRALGVGVNEVVNALRTGNGNSPAGSIVDPVSERTIQVQGRVEEPQALLDMVVARRGGAAILLRDVATVSEGAVDAESRAIYNGQTALAIDIVKVQDANTVQVVTDVKKRIQQLNTELATQNVQLRIVTDTSTPIRESVDQVQTTLIEGAALAIAIVFLFLNSWRSTIITGLTLPIAIIGTLAVIDFLGFTLNTLSLLALTLSIGILVDDAIVVRENITRHLHMGKSHIRAALDGTNEIGLAVIATTATIVAVFLPVAFMDGIIGRFFYEFGVTVSAAVLISLFVAFTLDPMLSSVWYDPDAQPDARRGPIGRLITRFDRGFEWLAEQYRHVIGWTLRHRLITLLTTSGIFIGSLFMVPLVGMEFVSATDEGRFQISVTAPAGSSLDYTTAKVRQVEKALRAFPEVEILYSTINTGGAAGKQRAMVLVGLVPLTARTQTPATLAEPIRKRLSAIPGIEVAILQDGLGGGESPVKLSILGDDRAVLEKIAAGLVEDMRKIPGLVDVNSSARNVTSVLSVRLKREAASDLGISRSDLATALSSLIGGEDVSKWTDSGGNSYDIVVRLPGDRRSDAATLGELMIATGRTASNGTPVMVRLDQVAEIGTSPAPAEIRRIDNRREVLVSANISGRTLGDVMETVQNLTAARDLPDGYRIRFGGEAETMQETIGHMVKALTMAVIFIYIVLASQFGSFLQPLAIMASLPLSLAGVLLGLMVAGSTINMFSLIGFIMLMGLVTKNGILLVDFANRERKRGLSLNEALANAGVIRFRPIIMTTLAMIFGMIPLGLAIGGGGAQRAPMAHAVVGGLISSTLLTLIVVPTILSYIDSITRRFANLLPRAPDEAGKADATDNPVQPREAQPG
- a CDS encoding efflux RND transporter periplasmic adaptor subunit produces the protein MWVKRSIKAGIALAGCVLVVTALDPARGSVDANERARGIVEATSLSPAGIPFELTAAETAKIGTRQMVEKLSISGELQPVSRVVIRAREAGKILEMNVRDGQAVQAGDVLVRFETDDLQAALLQRQSDRDAAEAELTLAMLALTRTEQLATKNITSAEQLDKAKSDVVVKTARVQSLSAQTDIARLALSNAEIRAPFSGTVTRRLAEAGARVSADGELLTLVDTSVLEAKVLVATRDIPRVTLGQTAELEIDGLVGQTVKSTVERISPVADDGTRFVAVYLRLANRDGRLWGGMFASGSILVREKNDALVVPAIALRKDEVGYHVLKVTDGHLRRQTVALGSRWNGGSLIEIATGLKDGETILTAPLPELQPDMAVTIDKAG